The Dehalococcoidia bacterium genomic interval TCACCTGGAAGAGCGTCTCGCCGAGCGGCAGCCGGTGGTCGTATCCCCAGCGCTTCCACCACTGCTCGGAACGGTGCCACCCCTCGTCCGTCAGCGCACCGAAGTAATCGCGCATCTCTGCGTGCGAAGCATCGAACGCCGCACGCAATGCGTCAAACGTCGGCGGCTTCGCCTCTTCGAACTCGCTGCCGGTCCAATTGGAATGCCAGAATTGCTGGGTGCCAAGGAAGTGCGCAAACGCGCCGGCGAGAGCCGCATATTGTTCGTCGGTAAGTGCACGCGCGGCTTCGAGGAGTTGGTAGTTCGCCCACTCGTTGTATGCGACGAGCTGGCGCGCGTGATCAGCGAGTCCCATCGTTAGCCACCCATTCGTCGAAGAAGTACACGATGTCGAGGTCTCCCGGCGACCAGCCGTGGGCAGCGAGCATCATACCGGTTTCGCCGCGGTGCGCCGCCCCGTGATTGACGACGTGCGTCAGGAGCAACCCGAGTGGTCGTTCGCGCGCAGTCCCTTCGCTGTCGCGGTAGGCGACGACGCGCGACCACTCGTCGGGTGGCATCCGGTCGAGAAGGGCGTGCCAGCGTGGGTACGATGCGTCGAATCCGGCGCGCACACGATCCATGGTCGTCATATCCACCGGGTCGAGATGCAGGAGCGCGATCCGCTGATACCAGGTGATGTGCGCGACGAGCACGTGCGCCATGCTTCCACGGATGCTCTCGACACCTGCACCGCCGGCATCCTCGAGCAGCGACGCCGGAACGTGGGATGCTGCGTCGAAGATCTTCGCGTTCGCCCACTTGTCGTAGGCGAACAGCATTCGCGCGTGTTCAACCAGACTACTCACTGGCGCAATCTCCGAATCCGTATCCCTGTTTCGGCGATTCTAACAACCAACAGCCGGCTGTGCTTCCGCCTGTGGGCGCCTAGAAGTTAAAATCATGCACCGTTTCCGACATGCCACCGCGCGAGGGCATCGCACGCCGGAGGGAACTCATGGCAAACGACGGCAATGTGACCGTCCGCCCCATCGACTTCATTCGCGACGAGGCGCCCCTCAAATCTTTTCTCGTCGAGCGCGATCGGATGCGCCTGGATCATCTAGAGCCCGCAGTGCAGGCCGGCGACTGCTTCGCA includes:
- a CDS encoding DinB family protein, which translates into the protein MGLADHARQLVAYNEWANYQLLEAARALTDEQYAALAGAFAHFLGTQQFWHSNWTGSEFEEAKPPTFDALRAAFDASHAEMRDYFGALTDEGWHRSEQWWKRWGYDHRLPLGETLFQVINHSTQHRSEIAGVMSEHGASPGDLDYLVFKQGL
- a CDS encoding DinB family protein, whose product is MSSLVEHARMLFAYDKWANAKIFDAASHVPASLLEDAGGAGVESIRGSMAHVLVAHITWYQRIALLHLDPVDMTTMDRVRAGFDASYPRWHALLDRMPPDEWSRVVAYRDSEGTARERPLGLLLTHVVNHGAAHRGETGMMLAAHGWSPGDLDIVYFFDEWVANDGTR